In Micromonospora purpureochromogenes, a single window of DNA contains:
- the ctaD gene encoding aa3-type cytochrome oxidase subunit I, with product MTTVAPKPVVTRPWPVREPVKGSAIARLLRTTDAKQIGIMYMVTAFVFFMIGGLMALIMRAELARPGLQFLSPEQYNQLFTMHGTIMLLFFATPIVFAFANYVVPLQIGAPDVAFPRLNSFAYWLYLFGGTMATAGFISPGGAADFGWTAYTPLSTVEHSPGVGANMWVVGLAISGLGTILGAVNMITTILTLRAPGMTMFRMPIFTWNMLVTSLLAILVFPLLAAALFALAADRLMGAHVYDPATGGPMLWQHLFWFFGHPEVYIIALPFFGIVSEVIPVFSRKPIFGYKGLVAATIAIAALSMSVWAHHMFATGQVLLPFFSFLSYLIAVPTGMKFFNWIGTMWRGQITFETPMLFSIGFLVTFLFGGLTGVLLASPPLDFHLHDSYFVVAHFHYVLFGTIVFAVFAGIYFWFPKMFGRMLDERLGKIHFWLTMIGFHTTFLVQHWLGNEGMPRRYADYLPSDGFTTLNTISTIGAFITGISTLPFIWNCWKSYKSGPVVEVEDPWGHGNSLEWATTSPPPLRNFDRMPRIRSERPAFDHKFPELAAGHSLAGPPEGGSKPLTSESDGGASYREDTASNVDR from the coding sequence GTGACCACCGTCGCACCCAAGCCGGTCGTGACCCGGCCATGGCCGGTCCGAGAGCCGGTCAAGGGGTCGGCCATCGCGCGGCTGCTGCGCACCACGGACGCGAAGCAGATCGGGATCATGTACATGGTCACCGCGTTCGTGTTCTTCATGATCGGCGGCCTGATGGCCCTGATCATGCGTGCCGAGCTGGCGCGGCCGGGCCTGCAGTTCCTGTCGCCCGAGCAGTACAACCAGCTGTTCACGATGCACGGCACGATCATGCTGCTGTTCTTCGCGACGCCGATCGTGTTCGCCTTCGCGAACTACGTCGTGCCGCTGCAGATCGGCGCCCCTGACGTCGCCTTCCCCCGGCTCAACTCCTTCGCCTACTGGCTCTACCTCTTCGGTGGCACCATGGCGACGGCCGGCTTCATCAGCCCGGGTGGCGCCGCCGACTTCGGCTGGACCGCCTACACCCCGCTGAGCACCGTCGAGCACTCGCCGGGCGTCGGCGCCAACATGTGGGTCGTCGGCCTGGCCATCTCCGGTCTGGGCACGATCCTCGGCGCGGTCAACATGATCACCACGATCCTGACCCTGCGGGCCCCGGGCATGACCATGTTCCGGATGCCGATCTTCACGTGGAACATGCTGGTCACCAGCCTGCTGGCGATCCTGGTCTTCCCGCTGCTGGCCGCCGCGCTCTTCGCGCTCGCCGCCGACCGGCTGATGGGCGCCCACGTGTACGACCCGGCCACCGGCGGGCCGATGCTCTGGCAGCACCTGTTCTGGTTCTTCGGCCACCCCGAGGTGTACATCATCGCGCTGCCGTTCTTCGGCATCGTCAGCGAGGTCATCCCGGTCTTCTCCCGTAAGCCGATCTTCGGCTACAAGGGTCTGGTCGCCGCGACCATCGCCATCGCCGCGCTGTCGATGAGCGTCTGGGCCCACCACATGTTCGCCACCGGCCAGGTCCTGCTGCCGTTCTTCAGCTTCCTGAGCTACCTGATCGCCGTGCCCACCGGTATGAAGTTCTTCAACTGGATCGGCACCATGTGGCGGGGCCAGATCACCTTCGAGACGCCGATGCTCTTCTCGATCGGCTTCCTGGTGACCTTCCTCTTCGGTGGTCTCACCGGTGTGCTGCTGGCCAGCCCGCCGCTCGACTTCCACCTGCACGACTCGTACTTCGTGGTGGCGCACTTCCACTACGTGCTCTTCGGCACGATCGTGTTCGCGGTCTTCGCCGGCATTTACTTCTGGTTCCCGAAGATGTTCGGCCGGATGCTCGACGAGCGGCTCGGCAAGATCCACTTCTGGCTGACGATGATCGGCTTCCACACCACGTTCCTGGTGCAGCACTGGCTGGGCAACGAGGGCATGCCGCGTCGGTACGCCGACTACCTGCCCAGCGACGGCTTCACCACGCTGAACACGATCTCCACGATCGGCGCGTTCATCACCGGTATCTCGACCCTGCCGTTCATCTGGAACTGCTGGAAGTCGTACAAGAGCGGCCCGGTGGTCGAGGTCGAGGACCCGTGGGGCCACGGCAACTCGCTGGAGTGGGCGACCACCTCCCCGCCGCCCCTGCGCAACTTCGACCGGATGCCGCGGATCCGCTCCGAGCGGCCGGCCTTCGACCACAAGTTCCCGGAGCTGGCCGCCGGCCACAGCCTGGCCGGTCCGCCGGAGGGCGGCTCCAAGCCGCTCACCAGCGAGTCCGACGGTGGCGCCAGCTACCGCGAGGACACCGCGAGCAACGTCGACCGCTGA
- a CDS encoding FAD-dependent monooxygenase: MGGSPLRILVVGAGIAGLAVARALRMAGFRPDVTEKLPPNELVETGLYLPGNADRALRRLDLDGPVRRLGQVIHRQRFLDAAGEPLCEVDLDALWSGVGECRALLRRDLYQVLLSGAGGAVRHGAEVSAVELLPAGVGVTFTDGTGGEYDLVIGADGPRSAVRSLAALGGPPRPAGQVVYRGVVRDGPELTDWTALLGQRAGFLVVPIGAGRLYCYADEAGTVAPADPGARLRELFGEYGGPVPAVLDGLRDVQVGLTDEVELGRWYRGRVLLVGDAAHATAPTLSQGAAMALEDAVVLAESLTAAGSVEAALVAYESRRRPRTRWVRDRTRDRNRTRDVPPALRDPLLRGRGGRIFREHYRLLVDPL, from the coding sequence ATGGGTGGCTCCCCCCTGCGCATCCTTGTCGTCGGCGCGGGCATCGCCGGTCTGGCCGTCGCCCGGGCGCTGCGGATGGCGGGTTTCCGGCCGGACGTCACCGAGAAGCTGCCCCCGAACGAGCTGGTCGAGACCGGCCTCTACCTCCCCGGCAACGCCGACCGTGCGCTGCGCCGGCTCGACCTGGACGGGCCGGTCCGCCGGCTCGGCCAGGTGATCCACCGCCAGCGCTTCCTGGACGCGGCGGGCGAGCCGCTCTGTGAGGTTGATCTCGATGCGCTCTGGTCCGGCGTCGGCGAGTGCCGGGCGCTGCTCCGGCGCGACCTCTACCAGGTGCTGCTCAGCGGCGCCGGCGGCGCGGTGCGGCACGGCGCCGAGGTCAGCGCCGTCGAGCTGCTGCCGGCCGGCGTCGGGGTCACCTTCACCGACGGCACCGGCGGCGAGTACGACCTGGTCATCGGCGCCGACGGGCCCCGGTCGGCGGTGCGCTCCCTGGCCGCGCTCGGCGGGCCGCCCCGCCCCGCCGGCCAGGTGGTCTACCGGGGCGTGGTGCGCGACGGTCCGGAGCTCACCGACTGGACGGCCCTGCTCGGGCAGCGCGCCGGCTTCCTGGTGGTGCCGATCGGCGCGGGCCGGCTGTACTGCTACGCCGACGAGGCCGGCACGGTCGCCCCGGCCGATCCGGGCGCGCGGCTGCGCGAGCTCTTCGGGGAGTACGGCGGACCAGTGCCCGCGGTGCTGGACGGGCTGCGCGACGTCCAGGTGGGGCTCACCGACGAGGTCGAGCTGGGCCGCTGGTACCGCGGGCGGGTGCTGCTCGTCGGCGACGCCGCTCACGCCACCGCGCCGACCCTGAGCCAGGGCGCGGCGATGGCGCTGGAGGACGCCGTGGTGCTCGCCGAGTCGCTGACCGCGGCCGGCAGCGTCGAGGCGGCGCTGGTGGCGTACGAGAGTCGCCGCCGCCCGCGTACCCGATGGGTGCGGGACCGGACCCGGGACCGCAACCGGACCCGCGACGTGCCGCCGGCGCTGCGCGACCCGCTGCTGCGCGGGCGCGGCGGTCGAATCTTCCGCGAGCACTACCGGCTGCTCGTCGACCCGCTGTAG
- a CDS encoding GH12 family glycosyl hydrolase domain-containing protein, translated as MKRPLRAIAAAGLLAAGSLVAVALGGTASADTQICEQFGSTVIQNRYVVQNNRWGTTAQQCINVTSTGFEITTQNGSNPTNGAPTAYPSVFFGCHYTNCSPGTNLPIQVSQISSATSSITYKYVSGAIYNASYDIWLDPTPKKDGVNQMEIMIWLNRQGSIQPIGSPVGTTTLVGRTWEVWRGSNGSNNVISYVAPSPITSMNFSVLDFINDVKNRGAITNSWYLTSIQAGFEPWQGGAGLGVTSFSASVNGGGSTTPPTTPPPTGSGCAVKYTPNSWNNGFTADVTITNRGSNTINGWNLTYNLPSGQQVTNAWNATVTQSGSAVSARNVSFNGSIAPGGTANFGYQGTLSGAYSSPTSFSLNGVACSRV; from the coding sequence ATGAAACGTCCACTCCGCGCCATCGCCGCCGCCGGCCTGCTGGCCGCCGGATCGCTGGTCGCCGTCGCGCTCGGCGGCACGGCCTCAGCCGACACCCAGATCTGCGAGCAGTTCGGCTCCACCGTGATCCAGAACCGGTACGTCGTGCAGAACAACCGCTGGGGCACCACCGCCCAGCAGTGCATCAACGTCACCAGCACCGGCTTCGAGATCACCACCCAGAACGGCAGCAACCCCACCAACGGCGCCCCCACCGCGTACCCGTCGGTCTTCTTCGGCTGCCACTACACCAACTGCTCCCCCGGCACCAACCTGCCGATCCAGGTCAGCCAGATCAGCAGCGCCACCAGCAGCATCACCTACAAGTACGTCAGCGGGGCGATCTACAACGCCTCGTACGACATCTGGCTCGACCCCACGCCGAAGAAGGACGGGGTGAACCAGATGGAAATCATGATCTGGCTCAACCGCCAGGGCTCGATCCAACCGATCGGCTCGCCGGTCGGGACGACCACCCTGGTCGGCCGGACCTGGGAGGTCTGGCGGGGCAGCAACGGCTCCAACAACGTCATCTCGTACGTCGCGCCGTCGCCGATCACGAGCATGAACTTCAGCGTCCTCGACTTCATCAACGACGTGAAGAACCGCGGCGCGATCACCAACAGCTGGTACCTGACCAGCATCCAGGCCGGCTTCGAGCCGTGGCAGGGCGGCGCCGGGCTCGGGGTGACCTCCTTCTCGGCCAGCGTCAACGGGGGCGGCTCCACCACCCCGCCGACCACTCCTCCGCCGACGGGCAGTGGGTGCGCGGTGAAGTACACGCCGAACTCGTGGAACAACGGCTTCACCGCTGATGTGACGATCACCAACCGCGGGTCCAACACGATCAACGGATGGAACCTGACCTACAACCTGCCGTCGGGGCAGCAGGTGACCAACGCGTGGAACGCGACCGTCACGCAGAGCGGGTCGGCGGTGAGCGCTCGCAATGTCAGTTTCAACGGGTCGATCGCGCCGGGAGGAACCGCGAACTTCGGGTATCAGGGGACGTTGAGCGGGGCGTACTCGTCGCCGACGAGTTTCTCGCTCAACGGGGTGGCCTGCTCGCGCGTCTGA
- a CDS encoding aldo/keto reductase — MDQHLNQPTALLPGDVRMPLLGFGTWQASGQAGYDAVLAALDAGYRHIDTATMYGNEEEVGRAIKESGLRREDIFVTTKLPPDRVGRERETIEASLRALDTDHVDLWLIHWPPSSPADSIPVWRELLAARDENLTRAVGVSNYSTAQMDELIQATEENPAVNQIRWSPSLYDRQRHVGHRDRGVVLEGYSPFKTSDLSDPVLTRIAAAHDVSPAQVVLRWHIDHEIVVIPKSVTPERIRANADIFDFSLTAEEMRDIDALGG; from the coding sequence ATGGACCAGCACCTCAACCAGCCCACCGCGCTGCTCCCCGGCGACGTTCGGATGCCACTGCTCGGTTTCGGCACCTGGCAGGCCAGCGGCCAGGCTGGTTACGACGCCGTGCTGGCGGCCCTCGACGCCGGCTACCGGCACATCGACACCGCCACGATGTACGGCAACGAGGAGGAGGTCGGCCGGGCGATCAAGGAGAGCGGGCTGCGCCGGGAGGACATCTTCGTCACCACCAAGCTGCCGCCGGACCGGGTGGGGCGGGAGCGGGAGACCATCGAGGCGAGCCTGCGCGCGCTCGACACCGATCACGTCGACCTCTGGCTGATCCACTGGCCGCCGTCCTCGCCGGCCGACAGCATCCCGGTGTGGCGGGAGCTGCTGGCGGCCCGGGACGAGAACCTGACCCGGGCGGTCGGGGTGAGCAACTACAGCACCGCGCAGATGGACGAGCTGATCCAGGCCACCGAGGAGAACCCGGCGGTCAACCAGATCCGCTGGAGCCCGTCGCTGTACGACCGGCAGCGCCACGTCGGGCACCGCGACCGGGGCGTCGTGCTGGAGGGCTACAGCCCCTTCAAGACCAGCGACCTCTCCGATCCGGTACTGACCCGCATCGCCGCCGCGCACGACGTGTCGCCTGCCCAGGTGGTGCTGCGCTGGCACATCGACCACGAGATCGTGGTCATCCCCAAGTCGGTCACCCCGGAGCGGATCAGGGCCAACGCCGATATCTTCGATTTCTCGCTGACCGCCGAGGAGATGCGCGACATCGACGCGCTCGGCGGCTGA
- a CDS encoding DNA polymerase ligase N-terminal domain-containing protein — protein sequence MADRLEEYRRKRDAARTPEPVPPERPRRRRKAGEARFVIQQHHARALHWDLRLEHDGVLASWAVPRGLPRDTSRNHLAVHTEDHPMEYLDFHGEIPAGEYGGGTMTVHDRGTYQCEKWRDDEVIVVLHGARTSGRYVLFATGGRDGRDWMVRRTDPPPPGWTSMPELVRPMHPTPSGRLPGDSAEWGYELRWDGVRAMAYVSGGRLRLLSETDEDVTGTYPWLRDMAEALAPTEAVLDGVLVRIDSAGRVRPARTGRAGPDAQFLLFDLLWLEGVASLDVPYAQRRELLDGLALAGPHWQTPPWFPGTGAEALDTARGQGLPGVVAKRLDSVYEPGRRSRRWLSIEAG from the coding sequence GTGGCGGACCGTCTGGAGGAGTATCGGCGCAAGCGGGACGCGGCGCGTACCCCGGAACCGGTGCCGCCGGAGCGGCCGCGCCGGCGGCGGAAGGCCGGCGAGGCCCGGTTCGTGATCCAGCAGCACCACGCCCGCGCGCTGCACTGGGACCTACGGCTGGAGCACGACGGAGTGCTCGCCTCCTGGGCGGTGCCGCGCGGCCTGCCCCGGGACACCAGCCGCAACCACCTGGCCGTGCACACCGAGGACCACCCGATGGAGTACCTCGACTTCCACGGGGAGATCCCGGCCGGCGAGTACGGCGGCGGGACGATGACCGTGCACGACCGGGGCACCTACCAGTGCGAGAAGTGGCGCGACGACGAGGTGATCGTGGTGCTGCACGGCGCCCGCACCAGCGGCCGGTACGTCCTCTTCGCCACCGGCGGCCGCGACGGGCGGGACTGGATGGTCCGCCGTACCGACCCGCCCCCGCCCGGCTGGACGAGCATGCCGGAGCTGGTCCGCCCGATGCACCCCACCCCGTCGGGCCGGTTGCCCGGCGACAGCGCGGAGTGGGGTTACGAGCTGCGCTGGGACGGGGTGCGGGCGATGGCGTACGTCTCCGGCGGCCGGCTGCGGCTGCTGTCGGAGACCGACGAGGACGTCACCGGGACGTACCCCTGGTTGCGGGACATGGCCGAGGCGCTGGCCCCGACGGAGGCCGTGCTGGACGGCGTCCTGGTCCGGATCGATTCCGCCGGCCGGGTCCGTCCGGCGCGGACGGGTCGGGCCGGCCCCGATGCGCAGTTCCTGCTCTTCGATCTGCTCTGGCTGGAGGGCGTGGCCAGCCTCGATGTGCCGTACGCGCAGCGCCGGGAGCTGCTCGACGGTCTGGCGCTGGCCGGGCCGCACTGGCAGACTCCGCCGTGGTTCCCCGGCACCGGCGCCGAGGCGCTGGACACGGCCCGCGGGCAGGGGCTGCCCGGGGTGGTGGCCAAACGGCTGGACTCGGTCTACGAGCCGGGCCGACGCAGCCGCCGCTGGCTGAGCATCGAGGCAGGCTGA
- a CDS encoding threonine synthase, with translation MYLTHLECPRCGREHDADRPANLCGCGSPLLARYDLAAVAEAVTPERFGLRPADLWRYREVLPVADERHVTTLGEGWTPLLRAPAYGAEIGIPDLIVKDEGLMPTGSFKARGAAVGVSRARELGVERIAMPTNGNAGAAWATYAARAGMGATIAMPLDAPTICRRECLAAGADLRLVDGLISDAGRWVAKLVADSGGTVFDAGTLREPYRLEGKKTMGYEIVEQLGWQVPDVIIYPTGGGVGLIGIHKAMHELRELGWVEDKLPRLVAVQSTGCAPVVRAFAAGQDRAEPWADAHTVAFGITVPAPLGDELILAALRESSGTALAVDDAEILADLRDFARREGLLLCPEGAACLTAARHLRAGGWIRAGERVVVLNTGAGLKYPETVDVSGVPVVAA, from the coding sequence GTGTACCTGACCCACCTGGAGTGCCCGCGCTGCGGACGGGAGCACGACGCCGACCGACCGGCCAACCTGTGTGGGTGCGGTTCGCCGCTGCTGGCCCGCTACGACCTCGCGGCGGTGGCCGAGGCGGTGACACCGGAGCGGTTCGGCCTGCGTCCGGCCGACCTGTGGCGCTATCGCGAGGTGCTGCCGGTGGCCGACGAGCGGCACGTCACCACGTTGGGCGAGGGCTGGACGCCGCTGTTGCGCGCGCCGGCGTACGGGGCGGAGATCGGCATTCCGGACCTGATCGTCAAGGACGAGGGGCTGATGCCGACCGGGTCGTTCAAGGCGCGCGGCGCGGCGGTGGGGGTGAGCCGGGCCCGGGAGCTGGGCGTCGAGCGGATCGCCATGCCGACCAACGGCAACGCGGGGGCGGCCTGGGCCACGTACGCGGCCCGGGCCGGCATGGGCGCGACCATCGCCATGCCGCTCGACGCGCCGACCATCTGCCGGCGGGAGTGCCTGGCCGCCGGCGCGGACCTGCGCCTGGTGGACGGGCTGATCAGCGACGCCGGCCGGTGGGTGGCGAAGCTGGTCGCCGACTCGGGCGGGACGGTCTTCGACGCGGGCACGCTGCGCGAGCCGTACCGGCTGGAGGGCAAGAAGACCATGGGGTACGAGATCGTCGAGCAGCTCGGCTGGCAGGTGCCCGACGTGATCATCTATCCGACCGGCGGCGGGGTCGGGTTGATCGGCATCCACAAGGCCATGCACGAGCTGCGCGAGCTGGGCTGGGTGGAGGACAAGCTGCCCCGGCTGGTCGCGGTGCAGTCCACCGGGTGCGCCCCGGTGGTGCGGGCGTTCGCCGCCGGGCAGGACCGGGCGGAGCCCTGGGCGGACGCGCACACCGTCGCCTTCGGCATCACCGTCCCCGCCCCGCTGGGCGACGAGCTGATCCTGGCCGCACTGCGGGAGAGCAGCGGCACCGCGCTCGCCGTCGACGACGCGGAGATCCTGGCCGACCTGCGGGACTTCGCCCGTCGGGAGGGGCTGCTGCTCTGCCCGGAGGGGGCGGCCTGCCTGACCGCCGCCCGGCACCTGCGCGCCGGCGGCTGGATCCGGGCCGGCGAGCGGGTGGTGGTGCTGAACACCGGGGCGGGGTTGAAGTATCCGGAAACGGTGGACGTCTCCGGCGTACCCGTGGTGGCGGCCTGA
- a CDS encoding glycoside hydrolase family 15 protein, which yields MDQPPISDYGFLSDCRSGALVGRDGSVDWWCPDRFDAASVFGRLLDPDAGYWRLAPLGPSRVERAYQPDTLVLRTVHHTSEGSVAVTDALAAEAGARGHQLGMNSPAVLLRVVEGLGGRVRMGLDFAPRPEYGLLTPYLHEQPDGAVVAVAGPVSLTLRGNGPALRAGRDRVRQEFEVTAGQCVGFELAYAPVHGDPPARVDPLAALAETVRAWQAYRGLHHYDGPYAEQVRRSATVLTGLTYARSGAVAAALTTSLPERCGGDRNYDYRYSWLRDFAMTMRAFWVAACPTETNRLFVWAARAIGRIGEEPVPVLFGLEGERDISEHELVHLRGYAGSLPVRVGNDAWRQRQLDVPGEVISAVWRLHEHLGETFDEELREMVVGLAEQVAATWRLPDHGMWETRDAERHHLSSKVLCWSALHRAVQVAPRLGERADPRRWAAIRDEIRDTVLRDGWNDRVGAFTGAFGSAELDASALLLPMSHFLPATHPRMRATIEAIERELGGDDGLVRRWGTDPAGFVLCSFWLVECLLLAGEEGRARRLFEQVLGHANDLGLFAEQVDLRTGAQLGNTPQALSHIGLINAAWRFADLSSG from the coding sequence GTGGACCAGCCGCCGATCTCCGACTACGGGTTCCTCTCCGACTGTCGCTCCGGTGCGCTGGTCGGCCGGGACGGCTCGGTCGACTGGTGGTGCCCCGACCGGTTCGACGCGGCGTCGGTCTTCGGTCGGCTGCTCGACCCCGACGCCGGGTACTGGCGGCTGGCGCCGCTCGGGCCGTCCCGGGTGGAGCGCGCGTACCAGCCGGACACGCTGGTGCTGCGGACGGTCCACCACACCTCCGAGGGGAGCGTCGCGGTCACCGACGCGCTCGCCGCGGAGGCGGGCGCCCGCGGTCACCAACTGGGCATGAACTCCCCGGCGGTGCTGCTGCGGGTGGTCGAGGGGCTCGGCGGGCGGGTCCGGATGGGGCTGGACTTCGCGCCCCGCCCCGAGTACGGCCTGCTCACCCCGTACCTGCACGAGCAGCCCGACGGCGCGGTGGTGGCCGTCGCCGGCCCGGTGTCGCTGACCCTGCGCGGCAACGGGCCGGCGCTGCGCGCCGGGCGGGACCGGGTCCGCCAGGAGTTCGAGGTCACCGCCGGGCAGTGCGTCGGCTTCGAGCTGGCGTACGCGCCGGTGCACGGTGACCCGCCGGCCCGGGTGGACCCGTTGGCCGCGCTCGCCGAGACGGTGCGGGCGTGGCAGGCGTACCGGGGGCTGCACCACTACGACGGCCCGTACGCCGAGCAGGTGCGCCGGAGCGCGACCGTGCTCACCGGTCTGACGTACGCCCGCAGCGGCGCGGTCGCCGCCGCGCTGACCACGTCGCTGCCGGAGCGGTGCGGCGGCGACCGTAACTACGACTACCGCTACTCCTGGCTGCGCGACTTCGCGATGACGATGCGCGCGTTCTGGGTGGCCGCCTGCCCGACCGAGACGAACCGGCTCTTCGTCTGGGCGGCCCGCGCGATCGGCCGGATCGGCGAGGAGCCGGTCCCGGTGCTCTTCGGCCTGGAGGGGGAACGGGACATCTCCGAGCACGAGCTGGTGCACCTGCGCGGCTACGCGGGCAGCCTTCCGGTACGGGTGGGCAACGACGCCTGGCGACAGCGACAGCTGGACGTGCCCGGTGAGGTGATCTCGGCGGTCTGGCGGCTGCACGAGCATCTCGGCGAGACCTTCGACGAGGAGTTGCGCGAGATGGTCGTCGGGCTGGCCGAGCAGGTCGCCGCGACCTGGCGGTTGCCGGATCACGGGATGTGGGAGACCCGGGACGCCGAGCGGCACCACCTGTCGTCCAAGGTGCTCTGCTGGAGCGCCCTGCACCGGGCGGTCCAGGTGGCGCCACGACTGGGTGAGCGGGCCGATCCGCGGCGGTGGGCCGCGATCCGCGACGAGATCCGGGACACCGTGCTGCGCGACGGCTGGAACGACCGGGTCGGGGCGTTCACCGGGGCCTTCGGGTCGGCGGAGCTGGACGCCTCGGCGCTGCTGCTGCCGATGTCGCACTTCCTGCCCGCCACCCACCCCCGGATGCGCGCCACCATCGAGGCGATCGAGCGCGAGCTGGGCGGCGACGACGGCCTGGTACGACGGTGGGGCACCGACCCGGCCGGCTTCGTGCTCTGCTCGTTCTGGCTGGTCGAGTGCCTGCTCTTGGCGGGCGAGGAGGGCCGGGCCCGGCGGCTGTTCGAGCAGGTGCTCGGGCACGCCAACGACCTCGGGCTCTTCGCCGAGCAGGTCGACCTGCGGACCGGCGCGCAGCTCGGCAACACGCCGCAGGCGCTGTCGCACATCGGGCTGATCAACGCGGCCTGGCGGTTCGCTGATCTGAGCTCCGGCTGA
- a CDS encoding cupin domain-containing protein: MEHFTIATVAQKSPDFRRVLWTGEKTQLVIMTIPPGGEIGEEVHDGIDQILTFVSGTGEARVAGETREVVQGDLVVVPAGTKHNFVNTGPNPLVLYTVYGPPEHADQVVHRTKEEADAAEAAGEDEPPTS, encoded by the coding sequence ATGGAGCATTTCACGATCGCGACCGTGGCCCAGAAGAGCCCGGACTTCCGCCGGGTGCTCTGGACCGGTGAGAAGACCCAGCTTGTGATCATGACCATCCCGCCGGGCGGCGAGATCGGTGAGGAGGTGCACGACGGGATCGACCAGATCCTGACCTTCGTCAGCGGTACCGGCGAGGCGCGGGTGGCCGGGGAGACCAGGGAGGTCGTCCAGGGCGACCTGGTGGTGGTGCCGGCCGGCACCAAGCACAACTTCGTCAACACCGGGCCGAACCCGCTGGTGCTCTACACCGTCTACGGCCCGCCGGAGCACGCCGACCAGGTGGTGCACCGGACGAAGGAGGAGGCCGACGCGGCGGAGGCGGCCGGCGAGGACGAGCCGCCGACATCCTGA
- a CDS encoding septum formation initiator produces the protein MPGRPLLAVLGWLATAVAALLIGLAAIRLVGESISGTPGGVRSQEEVRRALATAPPSAAGVTPPTTGPTPSGVAVTSTAGARRVLATNGGTAVAECGPSGVRLVSWAPAQGYRVRDVDRGPDEHVEVRFAGPAGEDELKVVCVGSPPVPQRRH, from the coding sequence ATGCCCGGTCGCCCCCTGCTCGCCGTGCTCGGTTGGCTCGCCACCGCGGTCGCCGCGCTGCTCATCGGCCTGGCGGCGATCCGGCTGGTGGGGGAGAGCATCAGCGGCACCCCGGGTGGCGTCCGCAGCCAGGAGGAGGTGCGGCGGGCGCTCGCGACAGCGCCGCCGTCCGCCGCCGGGGTCACCCCGCCGACCACCGGCCCGACCCCCTCCGGCGTCGCCGTCACCTCGACCGCGGGCGCGCGTCGGGTGCTGGCCACGAACGGCGGGACGGCGGTGGCCGAGTGCGGGCCGTCGGGGGTACGGCTGGTCTCCTGGGCGCCGGCGCAGGGCTACCGGGTCCGCGACGTCGACCGGGGCCCGGACGAGCACGTCGAGGTCCGCTTCGCCGGCCCGGCGGGCGAGGACGAGCTGAAGGTGGTCTGCGTCGGCTCGCCGCCCGTGCCCCAACGCCGCCACTGA
- a CDS encoding response regulator transcription factor: MARLLLIEDDLTIRTPLIRALRERGHAVAAASTALTGLRDALEDRPDLVVLDLGLPDLDGAELLRMLRAVSSVPVIVATARDDEREIVRILDAGADDYVVKPFTAAQLDARARAVLRRAAPEDRDADPALVVGGLRIDPRTRQVSLDGVPVELTPREFDLLHHLAGRPGQVVTKRELLTEVWRIPYGGADKTVDVHLSWLRRKLGENAQQPRYLHTVRGVGVRLAPPAGTVG, translated from the coding sequence GTGGCCCGCCTGCTGCTGATCGAGGACGATCTCACCATCCGTACGCCGCTGATCCGCGCGCTGCGCGAGCGCGGGCACGCCGTGGCCGCCGCCTCCACCGCCCTGACCGGCCTGCGGGACGCGCTCGAGGACCGGCCGGACCTGGTCGTGCTCGATCTGGGACTGCCCGACCTGGACGGTGCCGAGCTGCTGCGGATGCTCCGGGCGGTCAGCTCCGTGCCGGTCATCGTGGCCACCGCGCGCGACGACGAGCGGGAGATCGTCCGGATCCTCGACGCCGGGGCGGACGACTACGTGGTCAAGCCGTTCACCGCGGCGCAGTTGGACGCCCGGGCCCGCGCGGTGCTGCGGCGGGCCGCCCCGGAGGACCGGGACGCCGACCCGGCGCTGGTGGTCGGCGGACTGCGGATCGACCCGCGTACCCGCCAGGTCAGCCTGGACGGGGTCCCGGTGGAGCTGACCCCGCGCGAGTTCGACCTGCTGCACCACCTGGCCGGCCGGCCCGGGCAGGTGGTGACCAAGCGGGAGCTGCTCACCGAGGTGTGGCGGATCCCGTACGGCGGCGCCGACAAGACCGTCGACGTACACCTGTCCTGGCTGCGCCGCAAGCTCGGCGAGAACGCCCAGCAGCCCCGCTACCTGCACACCGTCCGGGGCGTCGGCGTGCGGCTGGCGCCGCCGGCCGGGACCGTCGGGTGA